The Thermocrinis ruber genome has a window encoding:
- a CDS encoding glycosyltransferase family 9 protein produces the protein MEKDIKKILLIMGHSAGVGDMLRASASWRALKNKFPTADLHLLFLTKDPGYVSETLISKHHLLASFHTLDKRLKGLKDWMEFFKGFAKLVRELNPDLIVDMEPHGLKSSMLCLYARLKYKIPSVGIAEFPGRGLFYTHKAPSSRVVLKSKDYTDRYFVVLKAFGIERQGLPIELEETEEGRQFRETMRSRFSIPEDVPLLGLNIGCGTPDALWKRPNLELLREAVHKVQKATSSFLVLSGANFEADVNERFLEGYHLPALNLAGKTNILELAGLIKACRLFISSDSGPYHMSVALKVPTLGVFVKDFPYSYHNHPWVRNVVLQSHQDIEKFISSALELWKYSSE, from the coding sequence ATGGAGAAGGACATTAAAAAAATACTTCTCATTATGGGACATTCTGCGGGCGTGGGCGATATGCTACGGGCTTCTGCAAGCTGGAGGGCTCTAAAGAACAAATTCCCAACCGCAGACTTGCATCTTCTCTTCCTCACCAAGGACCCCGGCTATGTGTCCGAAACATTAATATCAAAACACCACCTTTTAGCTTCCTTTCATACTTTAGACAAAAGGCTAAAAGGTCTGAAGGATTGGATGGAGTTTTTCAAGGGCTTTGCTAAGCTTGTGAGAGAACTAAATCCCGACCTGATCGTAGATATGGAGCCACACGGCTTGAAAAGTTCCATGCTCTGTCTGTATGCAAGGCTAAAATACAAAATTCCATCCGTAGGCATTGCAGAATTCCCGGGCAGGGGTCTCTTTTACACCCACAAGGCTCCCTCCAGCAGGGTTGTGTTAAAGAGTAAAGACTATACAGACAGGTATTTTGTAGTTCTAAAGGCTTTTGGTATTGAAAGGCAAGGACTACCAATAGAGCTGGAGGAAACAGAGGAGGGCAGGCAGTTTAGAGAAACCATGAGAAGCCGGTTTTCCATACCGGAGGATGTCCCCCTTTTGGGCTTGAACATAGGCTGTGGAACCCCCGACGCCCTCTGGAAAAGACCCAATTTAGAACTGCTCAGAGAAGCGGTGCACAAAGTCCAAAAAGCTACCTCTTCCTTTTTAGTCCTAAGCGGGGCAAACTTTGAAGCGGATGTGAATGAGAGATTTTTGGAAGGCTACCACTTGCCAGCCCTAAACTTAGCAGGAAAAACCAACATATTAGAGCTTGCTGGTCTTATAAAGGCATGCAGGCTTTTTATATCCTCCGACAGCGGACCCTATCATATGAGCGTAGCCCTCAAAGTTCCCACCTTAGGTGTTTTCGTCAAAGACTTTCCCTACTCCTATCACAACCACCCTTGGGTGAGGAATGTGGTTTTACAAAGCCACCAAGATATAGAGAAATTTATCTCCTCTGCCCTTGAGCTGTGGAAGTACTCTTCAGAATAA